The Physeter macrocephalus isolate SW-GA unplaced genomic scaffold, ASM283717v5 random_1512, whole genome shotgun sequence DNA window CACACCCTTGTCGCGATGCTGAGTGATGCGGCCACCCTCCCCACCACCGGCACTGATGGAGGCCACCCCGGTCCTCCGGGCTGGGCACTGCGTTCTGGCGAGGGGCCCTCTGTGCCGCCGAGGCGTGTGTGGGGTGAGCCTACTGTGAGCAGCGGCCACTGAGCCTCCGTTCCCCACCCCCGTGACACTGGCCCCCTCTCTGCACAGGGCTACCCCCAGCCCCAGTCGCTCTCCTCCATGCTGTGCGGGGTCCCCTGCCTCCCAGATGTCCCTCTGCGTCTCCACCTGAGTGACTGACGGCGGGCGGGCGCGGGGTCTCAGCAAAGCCTCCGCAAGGCAGCACAGGGCCTCTGACCTGTGTGTCCCCTGTGTGTGGCCCCTCACCAAGGCCCTGCTGCCCCTTCCCTGCTCTGAAGCCTCCATGGCTCCCCGGTACCCACAGGAGAAGCCCCTGCCTTCAAGGCCCTGAACTGACCTGACAAGCTCGCTGttctctggccaccagagcctgtgcttcagcCATGAACCCAGATCACCTCATCTATACCCCCAACCCCGAGAAACGCCAGCGCCGTGCGGGTGGGTGCCTTTGTCACGTTGCGCTCCGTCTCCAGCACTTACCGGAGGCTGGTAATATCGTAGGCGCTCAGTACCTCAATACATGCAACAAAGGCAGCGGCAGTCACAAGGCTTTCTGGAGGCTGGGGTcgcagacggggaaactgaggtttgagGCAGTAACGGGCAGGGCTGGACCCGGACCCCCTTCAGCTGGAGAGCTGGTCCCCAGCCCTGAGGGGCAGCGAGGGCTGCTGTGCTGCCGTCTGCGTACCTGGGAGATGCTGGGTAAACCGGGGCATGGCACGCATGAGGGGCCTCTGGGGTCACATGTcttggcagagccaggagcccCCCAGGGCCCCCGTGCCCACTCCACTGCCCTGGCTCCCGGCTTCCTGTGCCATTAAGATTCTCATCAACAACCCTGATGCAGGAGAATCATCAGGCTTTCCGAAGCACTGGCTCAGAACCGGGGCTGGCGGGGCCTCTGACCACAGGCCACAGCCCAGTTGCCCGTTTCCGGGCCGTTGGGCGGTGGGTGGACCACGGCCCGCAGGGCTCTCCAGGGAGAGGCCAACCTGCAGCAGCCATGAGGCCCGGGGAGGGGAGCTGCGACTGCCTGCTGCTCATTGTGACCGCCGTCCTGATGCTGTCCATGAGGCCCCCAGGTGAGGACCCCCGAGGAGCCCAACCAAGCCCATCAGAGCCCCAGACAGGGGCCCCACCCAGGAAGCTCCAGGTAACGCCACGTGGTCAGTTACTCAGCCCCCTGCATGGCTGTTCCTCTCGGGTCTCAGctgggaggcaggcaggaggcccAGCTGGGGTCTCGGCCAGGCCCGGGGCCCAGGTTTTAGTGCACCCGGCCCCTCTCCCGGCAAACTCCACGGCCTTCTCTGGgcatctgtgtgtctctctgtctatCTCTGCCTCTTTCCCCGCCCAGCCTGACCCCTACCCCATCCTGCCCCGTCCCTGACCCACTGCCCGCCCTGCCTGCAGGCTCCCGGGCGTCCCGAATCATCGGGGGCCACGAGGTGACCCCCCACTCTCGGCCCTACATGGCGTCCGTGAGTTTCCAGGGCGAGCACCACTGCGGGGGCTTCCTGCTGCGGCCCCGCTGGGTTGTGTCGTCTGCCCACTGCTTCAGCGACAGGTGAGCCAGGATGAGGGGGCGCCCTGGTGTGGGCGGGGCGAGGGCTCGTGCAGACAGGCCTCTCAGCTGGGGGAGTTTACCAGGGATGGGGGGGCGGCAGGAGAAGTAGGGAAGGAGCAGCAGCCATGACCATAAGCCGATGTTGTAACCGTTATGTTTGTCCTGAGTATATTGTTATAATGGTTACTAACATCCATATTGAAATTATTGGAGGCAATACTATAATCGAGGTGGGACTTAGAATACATATAATGAGTATTATATTCAttctaagtatatttttataataagtattaaaattaatattgcaggggcttccccggtggcgcagtggttaagaatccgcctgccaacgcaggggacacgggttcgagccctggtccgggaagatcccacaggccgcggagcagctaagcccgtgagccacaactactgagcctgtgctctagagcccgcgctccgcaacaagagaggccgccgcaatgagaagcctgcgggcaccgcaacgaagcgtagcccctgcttgccgaaactagagaaagcccgagcgcagcaacgaagacacaatgcagccaaaaataaataaattttttttttaaagtactgcagtgggaattccctggcggtccagtcgtTAGGACTTCATGCTGTCTCTGCAGGGCGagcgagttcaatccctggtcggggaactaggatcctgcaggtcacgtggcatggccaaaaaaaaattaaattaaattaatattgcTGCGATTGGAGTTAATACCAAAATTGAGGTGGAATGGTAATAAACGTGACGTTTATTATCACAGGCTGGCGTGAGGATGACATGGATTTGCTTGGCAGGTGGGGAGAGACGCAGCCCCGTGCCGGGCGGCCCTCCCCGCAGCCTCACTCACAaccgccctccccaccccgcagAGACCCCCAAACGGGCCTGGTGGTGCTAGGGGCCCACGACCTGCACACCGCAGAGGCCACGCAGCAGGTGTTCAGCATCTCGGCTGTCTTCATGCACCCCGATTACCATCCGGACACCCACACCAGTGACATCTGTGTGCTGCAGGTGAGACGCTGCATGGGGGACGAGGGCCAGACGCGGGTCCCCGGCCCCCCATGATGGCCTGACTTGTTTAAAATCAGCTGTTGGGATCCTGTGAGCACCCGTGCTcagagcagggaaggagaggcTCGTTAGAAAGACCCTTTGGGCAGCTGAGAGGGTGAGACTGGAGGCCTGGAAGCTGGGGAAGACCAGAGTCCTGGTCTGAGGCAGTTGAGGCCTGATGGGCGGTGGCGTGTGGTGGCGAAAACGGCAGGGCCTTCTGACAGCCTAACGACGGCTGCCGCTGACTTCTCTTCATGAGGCCAAGAAGAAACCCAGAAAGGTAAACAGGCAGGAGCAGTGGTGGGTGGCTGCAGTGGGCGGGGGGGGGCCTAACCTCAGTGCTCCCCCTGCAGCTGAACAGCTCTGCCATCCTGGGTCCCGCAGTGGGGCTGCTGGGGCTGCCACGGAGGCCACCCAGGGCCGGGGCACAGTGCAAGGTGGCCGGCTGGGGCTCCGTGTCCGACTTCGAGGAGCTGCCGCCTGTGTTGATGGAGGCCGAGGTCCGCGTGCTGGGCCTGGACGTCTGCAACATCTCCTGGAGTGGGCAGCTGAGCCCTGCCATGCTCTGCACCCGCAGTGGGGACCGCCGGCGACGTGGCTTCTGCTCGGTGAGACACTCAGTCTCTGTCCTGCCTGCTTACCgcgtggggaaactgaggcccacagagagGGTCAGAGCTGGGCAGAGCCTTGGGAACTAAGTCCCAGCTCACCTTTGACCAGATGGGCCTCGCCTAAGGCCCTGGAAGGGCACGgagttgcccagggtcacagggctACCATGTATGGCTGTGCAGGTTGCGCACTGCACAAAGAGCTACAGATTTGTGTCTTTAAAAgcagtgtcaaaaaaaaaaaaaaaaaaaaaaaaaaagcagggtcCAGATCTCAAGGAAGAAGCTCCTGCTCCTAAGCCCTTGTATGGATTAATGGCAAATTTGGCCCCGGTGCCAAGGAAGAAACTCAGCccgtgtgtgtgtcggggggcgggggggggggcggtgtctTTTGTTCCAGCCATGAGAGTGCAGTGGTTCAGATTCTGGAGCCCAACTGCCTGGGTCCATGTCCAGACTGAGCCACTTCCCAGATGTGTGGTCTTGGAAAAGTCACCTCACTTCTCGGGACCtcactttctccatctgtaaaactgTCACACAAATAGGACCTACTTCTTAGGGTCAGAGCTGATCCAGGTGACAATTAGGGTGATAGgtgtggggaggtgaggggagaggaggaagcaggagttTTAGGGTGAGTATTCCAGGAGGTCTCTCTGAGGAAAGTACTTCTGAGAGTTGGAGGGGCCTTGAGAAGATCTGAGGGGAGGCATGCCAGGCAGAGAGACCAGTCACAGGGCTGCTGTGTACAGCTGCGCAAGTCATGCACTGCACAAGGTGCTGCCGACTTGTGTATTTATAGAAACAGTGTCCAGCAGGGGGCAGTAACAGGTCTCAAGAACATGCAAAAGCCTGGAGCTTGGTTTGCTGCAGGAAGAGCAAGGCAGGCTAGCATGGCTGGAACCAAGTGagttgggggagaggagggcagacaGTTGGGTGGGGGCTGGATGCTCCAGGCCTTAAAGGCTGAGGTGAGGAGCTTAGTCTTTGCTGTAAAAGCTCTAGGGAGCCATGGAAGGATTTTGAAGCAGGGAGGGTCCTTCTCAGATTCCCCCATATGAGCTCCTTtaaggaaagtgaggcccagagagggacccCTGGCCTCACCTTTGCCTTCACCTCCAGGCAGACTCTGGGGGGCCCCTGGTTTGCAGAAATCGGGCCCATGGCCTCGTCTCCTTCTCCGGCCTCTGGTGCGGCAACCCCAAGACCCCCGACGTGTACACACTGGTGTCCGCCTTCGTGACCTGGATCAGGGACGTGGTTCGGCGGGCCCCACACGGCCCCCAGCCCAGGACCACCGGGGACCCTGCAGGAGTTGCCTGAACCACAGCAGCGCCGGGTGCACAAGATGAGGTTAGCTCCGGCCTGGAAAATTCCGTGGCTGGGGCAGAGGGTCCATGGGCCCCCAAACCTCAGGAAGCCTGGTGTGTGGGGGGTGGCAGGTGGGATAGGGGTGAATCAGTTCTGAACAAAAAGGGCAAAATAACACAATAAAGTGTTGACTGGCTCACCAGACACGATGGTCTGCCTCCAGGGCCCACCCACGTCTTTGAGCTTCTCCTTGGCCTCAGCGTGGCTGAGGGTCCAGTTCCACCACTCCCTCCCGGAGGGACCTTGAGCCATAGGACCTGGgtccctctccaccctcccacaCCCTCTCCGCGCTGACCCCTCTGGAGTTTCCCACCCCGCCTCACAGCCCGAGCTTGGGACGGCCTCCCCACCTTGGCCCCTACGTGGACCACCACTCCTCTGCCCTCCAGCGAACCCCACCCACAGATAGGGAAACCGAGGCCGGGAGAGGGTAGGGTCTCTGGTCCTCAGGGTGGGGTCTCAGGTTGGCCCGGCTCACCCTCTGAAAAGCAAAGCCTGTCCTCACCCTCTGAAAAGCGCTTTGAGCGAACGGTGCCCGGCTGGCGGCAAGGCTGGGCGAGTCCCAGCTGGTAGCTGGTACTTTTACTAATCGTGTTAGTGTCACTCTGGTACCTCCAACCCTTCCAGGCCAGGCCTCCATTTCTGGACCCTAAACCAGGTGGCCTCTTGGGGCTGCCCTAAGCCATCTTGacccccctcttcccctcccctgcccaccctcacccc harbors:
- the PRSS57 gene encoding serine protease 57; this encodes MRPGEGSCDCLLLIVTAVLMLSMRPPGSRASRIIGGHEVTPHSRPYMASVSFQGEHHCGGFLLRPRWVVSSAHCFSDRDPQTGLVVLGAHDLHTAEATQQVFSISAVFMHPDYHPDTHTSDICVLQLNSSAILGPAVGLLGLPRRPPRAGAQCKVAGWGSVSDFEELPPVLMEAEVRVLGLDVCNISWSGQLSPAMLCTRSGDRRRRGFCSADSGGPLVCRNRAHGLVSFSGLWCGNPKTPDVYTLVSAFVTWIRDVVRRAPHGPQPRTTGDPAGVA